One region of Primulina tabacum isolate GXHZ01 chromosome 1, ASM2559414v2, whole genome shotgun sequence genomic DNA includes:
- the LOC142506757 gene encoding uncharacterized protein LOC142506757 codes for MLKKMMEDNPRDWHRLLSETLWAYRTSKRSAAGLSPFTLTYGHDPVLPMEVVIPSLRVMKQNDLEPELYTEAMIMELEDLDELRMQTYNALMLQKSKVARSYNKRVNKKIFEERRRGLEDDSTPQSQRQGVRQMVAQLGGIV; via the coding sequence ATGTTGAAAAAGATGATGGAAGATAACCCCCGAGATTGGCACCGGCTGTTATCGGAAACTTTGTGGGCTTATCGGACATCAAAGAGAAGTGCTGCTGGTTTAAGCCCTTTCACATTGACTTATGGCCACGATCCAGTATTGCCTATGGAAGTGGTGATCCCTTCTTTGAGAGTGATGAAGCAGAATGACTTGGAGCCAGAGCTCTACACGGAAGCTATGATTATGGAACTTGAAGATTTGGATGAGCTGAGAATGCAAACATATAATGCTTTGATGCTTCAGAAATCCAAGGTGGCCAGAAGTTACAATAAACGTgtaaataagaaaatatttgaggAAAGGAGACGTGGTTTGGAAGATGATTCTACCCCTCAGAGCCAAAGACAGGGAGTTCGGCAAATGGTCGCCCAATTGGGAGGGATCGTTTAA